From Aegilops tauschii subsp. strangulata cultivar AL8/78 chromosome 5, Aet v6.0, whole genome shotgun sequence:
GGATGGACTCCGCGCTGCTGTCCGCGACCGCGCGGCGGCAGACCGGCGAGCAGCAAGAGGGCCGCGAGGGCGAGCGCGCGAGACATGCCGAGGGCGTGCGGTGGCCGGACCGGCAGTGGGTACAtgcgttgggggggggggggggggggggggggggggggcaacgaGTGGAGGTGAAGCATCTTCTACCAGTCATGTGGCTTCTTCTCAACTGCAAGCATCACCAGATGGGGCTTCAAATGGCATGGCATCAAATGCTGATTCTTCTTAACTAGTAAGAAACAAAAAGACTTGCAGCAACACGATGGCTAAGAAATGGAGTGCAAGAATGGTATCCAACACGATTCTTGGCGCCAGACAAGATTGGTTgtgaaatgataataccactATCTAGTATGTAACGATAACACAATCATTTCGCTAGCATTTCGATagcttatactccctccgtctcaaaataagtgtctcaactttgtactagctcTAGTGCAAATTTCAATTTGCACTAAGTtcaagacacttattttgggacggagggagtatttgcaAAAGAGTGCGCCACTTTGTAATAGTCTTGCAGTCTGGATATGCCCTACATGCTTAACCTGTACACTATAAATCCAGCCCACGCCCATGGCCTTACTACCAAAACTTTACCAAGGGCAAGAAGAGCTAGGGGAAGATTCATCGATCATGCATTGTCAGGCAATACATTATGCCTTTTATCACCTACTATCATACGGATTGGTTTTCGGTCATCCTGGAAATGGGTGGACGAGCCCTTCATGTCACGTCATGCGGCAGAGTTCCAATCTAGCTCTTGGCTTTCGATCTTCTATGATCTGCACATCACCGGCTCTGTCTGGCCTCTTCATTGTTCTTGATCTTCGCTTCCAAGCACCTGTGACCTCTTCTGCTTCACTGTCACAGCTGTCATCACAATAAAATAAATCCGGCCGTGTTGCTCTATGCATGACCTCTTCATTGTCATTGTCATTGTCAGAAGgtaagaactcaacaacttcttCACTTTCTGAGCTGTCAGGATCTGATTTCATGGTATATTCATCGTCCTTCACCGCGCTACCAGGCAATGTAGCCTCTTCAGAAAGAACACATACTGTGTTCCTTCCATCACTTTTGCGGGTGCTCCAAGGTGTTCCTTCAAATGTGTCTCCACCTCCGACCACCATTTCTAAACTGTCACGAGATGCAACTGCTTCTGATTTTCCTTTCCATAAGATTCCATCAGAGCCATCAGATGTTGCTGCCCCTGGCTTAACATCATCAGAGCCATCAGCTGTAGCTGCCTCAGGTATAACCGCCTCTGATTCTCCCTCCATCATCACACAGTCTTCATGAGAGCCATCAGCTGTAGGTGCCTCTGATTCTCCTTCCTTCATGAAACAGTCATCATCAGAGCCATCAGCTGTAGCTGCCTCAGACATAACATCATCAACCCTCGCATTTTCAAACTCTTTCAGCAGTAGTTTCCTTATCTTGTTTCTTAAATTAGAAGCCTCTTCAGATCTAAACCAACTGCGACTAAACTGTAAAGCCAATACAAGCTCAGTGTTAAACCCTCAAGAAAGAAACTCGCTAAGCTAAACAGACAAAGCATTATAAGAACTGAGAAATACAGAAAGGAGTTGGCACCACTAACCATGACAAGTCTATCTCTTGTGAAATTTtctggtgcttcaattataaaccGTTGAATATAGTAAAGCATGAAGATGCCACAATCATATGCATTGTTCTGCCCTGGAACCTGGTCATTGTAACAATTCATAAGAATGTACCAAGATAAAAATGTAATTTAATTGCAGACCACAATCTAAACAACTTTGAGTGTGGAAATCCAGGAACCAATCCCAAACCAAAAAAAAAATCTATAGATTCAGTGACCTGGATAGTTAGCGATCTAAAGAGTTTTGAGTACTAGCctcctactccctccgtccggaaatacttgtcatcaaaatgaataaaaggggatgtatctagatgtattttagttttagatacattcttttttgtccattttgatgacaagtattttcggacggagggagtaggtgataagtcaagcaagaagaaacaactCGCTTTTCGTTATCAAATGCTTCCTTGCTTATGAACTATGATGTATTTCTCCATAATCAACTCTCATTGCTTTTAAGACACACCTGCATCGTCTGCTTCTATAAAGTATCCACCCATCATAACACTTACCTCAACATTTTCCTTGTGAATATTCCTTGGAAGATCCTCCCATATTGTGTCTGAAATAGAAATGTCAGAAGGAGGGTTCTTCCTTAAATGCTTCCATTCCTCTTCAAGGAATCTACATACAGTTGATGACATCAGCGTTATGAAGAGTTTATTCGCTATCAAAATCATAGAACTCATCAACAAGTGAGCCAGCACCCTAAGTTAGATAATAGTCGTCATGTCACTTACCTCCTAACTGTATGATAAATGTCATCAGTAGGATGCATCCCTAAGGAGTCCAGATGAACTACGATTGGTCCTGAATTACTCTCTTTTGCAGGAATGCAGATAATCACCAGGCTCCAGTGTGCCCTAATTAACAAAGACAAAAAAGCATTTAGCAGAAATACCAAAAGAAGTACGCATAATGTTATTAACCTCATAGGCCACAACCCAATGCTTGTAAAACAATTCATCAGATTACTAAAGGATTGATACTTAGGAATCTGAAACTGCAGATCCAGATGGAGCATGGAGTTAAAAAACTTATCCAAGAGTGCATTTGGATAAAATAATCAATAACATGAGCCGTCAATTATATTTGCAAGCATATAAATAACAAACATGTTAGAATTCCTATTCCAGTAACTAACTTACGTTCCATGGATTGGCAGTATAATGTATCCTCTCTGAAATATATTGACACCTTTCCACCATCTTCTCAACTTCACGAACTCGCCCTAGAAAAAGTGGAGCATTACAATCTAAAATTATCATATGAAGATACCACTTCACAAACAAGAGAGATATCAAAACAGTAGTACTTTATAAGAAACAAGTAGTGAAGTACTAGGACAGGACAACTACAACAACACATTGTCCAAAAATTCAGAGTACTCTGGACATATGCCTGTTACTATCACATCTTAacatggaagcaataaaagcatATGTCCAGAGTACTCATGTATCACTAACAATAAGATTCAGAGAAAACATCGTATGAAAATAGTACAACACTACATAAAAAAGAAAGATAAATCATAAAAGACTATTAAATATATAAGAGTCAAGAACTCAAGATACTAAGAAAGGACAACTACAACACAGTATAGTACTTCCTTCATCCGGAATTACTTGACGCTCAAACAGATGTATCTAGACCTAttttagtgctagatacatccgtttgagcGTCAAGTAATTCCGTATGGAGGGAGTACTAGGTTACACTATCACATTTTACCAAGCAAACAACAAAAGCTTATCTCCAAAGTACTCTCATGTACCATGAATAATAGAACTTGAAGAAGACTAACATATATTTTAGCGGCAGTATTCAAGTCATTCAATAGAAAAACAATCTTACCTTCCCAGATAATGCTTCTTGAAGCTTGCTGTAAAAATATGTGTTAAACATGTGGAAATTGTTTCTGGCAGCTTCACGTTGAAATTTGTCTCTTTTGATGTATCTGCCAGAAGAATATCATACAAAGAGTTAAACAGAAACATCCATTTAGAAGCAAAGTTGTTATGAACAGAATTCACAAGTCCTAACTAGAAATTCACATGATGCTATTTTTACTAATTCGTCAAGCTCAACAGCTCAAATAGATAGCTTGATGATGTTCTGGACATTTCAATACCAACAGGCAGCACAACTAGGTGCATTAACACCTAAATGTTCTCAAATCATAAAGAATTGATTGTTTCCTACTCCCCCCGTTCACTATTACAAGACATTTTGGATAATTCAGTATAGACTAGATTCagactgaaatgagtgaacaaacacactaaaaggcatctatatacatcagatttagaaaaaagttagaacatcttataatGGTGAATGGAGGGTATTATTCAAAGACACATGATGTGTTCAAGCAGTCTCTAAAAGGAGAAGATCATAGAATGATACAAAGCAAAACTTGAAAGATAGGGACATATATTCTTACTGAATGTAGTAGTTTATTACAGGGGACGACAAATATACTCCAGGATCAAGGCATTTGATATCCGAACTGGTGAGCTCTACAGCTTCTGGATCATCTCTGTTCAAATGGTTAGTGTTAATGACAGAACTAAAGAAAATTTCACTGCCATGAACTGAAGGTCTTCAAAAAAAAATGCAGTGTTCACCTTGATGGATAGTAAATTTTTGAATCATTCCTGAAAAACCCATTGTTTTATCAGATAGTAAATCGAAACTTTAGCTCAGTATGCATAACAGAAAATACGTTGGTGGTGAAGCTCCTTACTTACCATTCCTCTGGCACCCGACAGTCTACTGGTTCATCAGATTGCGCATCTTCGTCATCCACGAGAACCACATCATTAACCTAGTATAGGTACACAATATAATAATGTAGCTGTGTAAGGTCAAATTTGTATCTAAAAGTGGCATTATGATCAATCTACTACTGAAAGTACACTGTCCAAAAACATTCTGGTTTTATTTCATGATGATGGCCTAACTTAAAGGACGGACCCAGTGCTAGAATTAATTAGAACAGCCAAACTATTAATGGGAAGTGTAGCAGTGTACATAAATGGAGGAGGCCAGTGTTCTGCAGAAGCCAGCATCATGTAACAAGTGAAATGTCATTAATCGTAAACAGCTCAAATGCACGCACACTGCATGCAATAGGACAGCTTTGTAGCTTGACCACTCAAGCAATAGAAAATAAGGATCATTTGTACAGGGGCAAAACGTAAGGAAacttttactccctccgttccaaaataagtgtcgtaGTTTTAGtttggttttagttcaaatttgaacttttgaactaaaaccattacacttattttggaacggagggagtagaatagTAATTTCATTGGTCTAAATGATTGTCACGTTGTCAGCGTACCCACCTTTCGAGAATATAAAACAGATGAATCTCCATGCTGTACATTCCTCCTGTGTCGAAGAATTGAAAAAGAATCTCAGCTTAATATTTTGATTAAATGTAATAGTATACTAAGATGTATTGTATAGAAGTCCTGAGAGAGACTGTATGACGTATGTGAATAATATCCGCAATgcttattactccctccgttcctaaatataagNNNNNNNNNNNNNNNNNNNNNNNNNNNNNNNNNNNNNNNNNNNNNNNNNNNNNNNNNNNNNNNNNNNNNNNNNNNNNNNNNNNNNNNNNNNNNNNNNNNNNNNNNNNNNNNNNNNNNNNNNNNNNNNNNNNNNNNNNNNNNNNNNNNNNNNNNNNNNNNNNNNNNNNNNNNNNNNNNNNNNNNNNNNNNNNNNNNNNNNNNNNNNNNNNNNNNNNNNNNNNNNNNNNNNNNNNNNNNNNNNNNNNNNNNNNNNNNNNNNNNNNNNNNNNNNNNNNNNNNNNNNNNNNNNNNNNNNNNNNNNNNNNNNNNNNNNNNNNNNNNNNNNNNNNNNNNNNNNNNNNNNNNNNNNNNNNNNNNNNNNNNNNNNNNNNNNNNNNNNNNNNNNNNNNNNNNNNNNNNNNNNNNNNNNNNNNNNNNNNNNNNNNNNNNNNNNNNNNNNNNNNNNNNNNNNNNNNNNNNNNNNNNNNNNNNNNNNNNNNNNNNNNNNNNNNNNNNNNNNNNNNNNNNNNNNNNNNNNNNNNNNNNNNNNNNNNNNNNNNNNNNNNNNNNNNNNNNNNNNNNNNNNNNNNNNNNNNNNNNNNNNNNNNNNNNNNNNNNNNNNNNNNNNNNNNNNNNNNNNNNNNNNNNNNNNNNNNNNNNNNNNNNNNNNNNNNNNNNNNNNNNNNNNNNNNNNNNNNNNNNNNNNNNNNNNNNNNNNNNNNNNNNNNNNNNNNNNNNNNNNNNNNNNNNNNNNNNNNNNNNNNNNNNNNNNNNNNNNNNNNNNNNNNNNNNNNNNNNNNNNNNNNNNNNNNNNNNNNNNNNNNNNNNNNNNNNNNNNNNNNNNNNNNNNNNNNNNNNNNNNNNNNNNNNNNNNNNNNNNNNNNNNNNNNNNNNNNNNNNNNNNNNNNNNNNNNNNNNNNNNNNNNNNNNNNNNNNNNNNNNNNNNNNNNNNNNNNNNNNNNNNNNNNNNNNNNNNNNNNNNNNNNNNNNNNNNNNNNNNNNNNNNNNNNNNNNNNNNNNNNNNNNNNNNNNNNNNNNNNNNNNNNNNNNNNNNNNNNNNNNNNNNNNNNNNNNNNNNNNNNNNNNNNNNNNNNNNNNNNNNNNNNNNNNNNNNNNNNNNNNNNNNNNNNNNNNNNNNNNNNNNNNNNNNNNNNNNNNNNNNNNNNNNNNNNNNNNNNNNNNNNNNNNNNNNNNNNNNNNNNNNNNNNNNNNNNNNNNNNNNNNNNNNNNNNNNNNNNNNNNNNNNNNNNNNNNNNNNNNNNNNNNNNNNNNNNNNNNNNNNNNNNNNNNNNNNNNNNNNNNNNNNNNNNNNNNNNNNNNNNNNNNNNNNNNNNNNNNNNNNNNNNNNNNNNNNNNNNNNNNNNNNNNNNNNNNNNNNNNNNNNNNNNNNNNNNNNNNNNNNNNNNNNNNNNNNNNNNNNNNNNNNNNNNNNNNNNNNNNNNNNNNNNNNNNNNNNNNNNNNNNNNNNNNNNNNNNNNNNNNNNNNNNNNNNNNNNNNNNNNNNNNNNNNNNNNNNNNNNNNNNNNNNNNNNNNNNNNNNNNNNNNNNNNNNNNNNNNNNNNNNNNNNNNNNNNNNNNNNNNNNNNNNNNNNNNNNNNNNNNNNNNNNNNNNNNNNNNNNNNNNNNNNNNNNNNNNNNNNNNNNNNNNNNNNNNNNNNNNNNNNNNNNNNNNNNNNNNNNNNNNNNNNNNNNNNNNNNNNNNNNNNNNNNNNNNNNNNNNNNNNNNNNNNNNNNNNNNNNNNNNNNNNNNNNNNNNNNNNNNNNNNNNNNNNNNNNNNNNNNNNNNNNNNNNNNNNNNNNNNNNNNNNNNNNNNNNNNNNNNNNNNNNNNNNNNNNNNNNNNNNNNNNNNNNNNNNNNNNNNNNNNNNNNNNNNNNNNNNNNNNNNNNNNNNNNNNNNNNNNNNNNNNNNNNNNNNNNNNNNNNNNNNNNNNNNNNNNNNNNNNNNNNNNNNNNNNNNNNNNNNNNNNNNNNNNNNNNNNNNNNNNNNNNNNNNNNNNNNNNNNNNNNNNNNNNNNNNNNNNNNNNNNNNNNNNNNNNNNNNNNNNNNNNNNNNNNNNNNNNNNNNNNNNNNNNNNNNNNNNNNNNNNNNNNNNNNNNNNNNNNNNNNNNNNNNNNNNNNNNNNNNNNNNNNNNNNNNNNNNNNNNNNNNNNNNNNNNNNNNNNNNNNNNNNNNNNNNNNNNNNNNNNNNNNNNNNNNNNNNNNNNNNNNNNNNNNNNNNNNNNNNNNNNNNNNNNNNNNNNNNNNNNNNNNNNNNNNNNNNNNNNNNNNNNNNNNNNNNNNNNNNNNNNNNNNNNNNNNNNNNNNNNNNNNNNNNNNNNNNNNNNNNNNNNNNNNNNNNNNNNNNNNNNNNNNNNNNNNNNNNNNNNNNNNNNNNNNNNNNNNNNNNNNNNNNNNNNNNNNNNNNNNNNNNNNNNNNNNNNNNNNNNNNNNNNNNNNNNNNNNNNNNNNNNNNNNNNNNNNNNNNNNNNNNNNNNNNNNNNNNNNNNNNNNNNNNNNNNNNNNNNNNNNNNNNTCTCTCTATACTACTCTCTCtattctaaatataagtcttttccGAGATTTTAATATGGGTTACATACGAATGTATAAAAACAGATTTTACTAAAAAAgtctttcgccccgctttatatataacaTAGACACCAGTGCCCGGTACAACCGCACTCACTCACCACAAACGCGCGCACACACATCTAAGGCAGGATACATAGGCGCTGAGTGCAACAACACACTCCCTAGCACTACAAGAGCCGCCGGGGGCTTCAGCCGTGAAACCGTGAAGAAGTGAAGCCGCACATGACGAACCGTGGGCTCCAAGGCGGCGCATTCAGAAAGGATACAACACCGGAGCGCCGGCCACCGCTCGGCCACCGCTCGATCCGAGGATCAGAGTTTCCCCTTGAGCAACACGACGGGCAATGATAGCCGCGACGATGCCTTCGAGAAGGGAGCGATCTTCGCCGTCGCCAGTCCGTCCGAAGATAGAGTaggttttcaccccggccaaTACTCACCGCCACCGAACACCACACCCCGGCTACCACGCCGCCCACACGGCCATGGCAGCCGGGCCGCACCGAGGCACGAGCTCTGCCCATGAGCCccgcgccgccaccaccaagtcccccccgccccccccccccccccccccgctactCCAACCGCAGAGACGGGCGGAAAGGATCCGCCTTTCGCACAGCGCCGAGACCCAATAGGCCGGCCACAACAAGCCTCCATCGAGCCGTCCTGCTACACCGGGCGTGAGACGAGCGCAGTCCTGCCGCCGGGCGCGAGACGGGTCGGTCCTGCTACCGAGCGCGAGACGAGCGCAGTCCTACTGTCGAGCGCGAGATGGGCcggtcctgctgccgggcgcgagaccAGCTCGGTCCTACGGCACCGGGTGCAAGACGGTCGATGGACCGCAGCCGGGAGAAGGCCAGCTCTCCGGCGAGATAACCGAACGGACGCCGAGGAGAGGGGTCCAAGGCCGATACAGGCAGCCTACAGACAAGCCGACGCCAGAACAATCTGGCCGCCGCCGCAATCAACCTGCCACCACCACATCACCTGCGCCTCTGCACGCCCTGGTCAGCACCACCCGACGCCCCGCCACCCCGCACCGGAGCAGTGCGGACACCGGCCGACACACCACCACCTCCACGGGGTCGCCGGCCACCCCCGCCATCGATGACCCGCACATCCACCGGATCTGGGGCGGGATGCCCAGATCCGCCGCCAGCACGACCGTGCCCACCAGATCCCACGAGccgcagggggaggggaggagtcgccggcgggcCACAAGGGCGCGGGGCAGAGCGCCAGAGCAAGAGCCGGCTGGGACCCGACGTCACGGGCAGGAGGGAGGCGGCCTGCGACGCCATCCATCCGCGCGCAGGGACAAACCGCCCCGCCGTCGCCT
This genomic window contains:
- the LOC109769594 gene encoding uncharacterized protein, producing MFNTYFYSKLQEALSGKGEFVKLRRWWKGVNIFQRGYIILPIHGTAHWSLVIICIPAKESNSGPIVVHLDSLGMHPTDDIYHTVRRFLEEEWKHLRKNPPSDISISDTIWEDLPRNIHKENVEVPGQNNAYDCGIFMLYYIQRFIIEAPENFTRDRLVMFSRSWFRSEEASNLRNKIRKLLLKEFENARVDDVMSEAATADGSDDDCFMKEGESEAPTADGSHEDCVMMEGESEAVIPEAATADGSDDVKPGAATSDGSDGILWKGKSEAVASRDSLEMVVGGGDTFEGTPWSTRKSDGRNTVCVLSEEATLPGSAVKDDEYTMKSDPDSSESEEVVEFLPSDNDNDNEEVMHRATRPDLFYCDDSCDSEAEEVTGAWKRRSRTMKRPDRAGDVQIIEDRKPRARLELCRMT